In Janthinobacterium sp. J1-1, a single genomic region encodes these proteins:
- a CDS encoding flagellin — MASVINTNTASLNAQRNLSTSQSALSTSLQRLSSGLRINSAKDDAAGLAISERFTSQIRGLDQAKRNANDGVSLLQTAEGSLQSTGDILQRVRELSVQSANATNSAGDRKAIQAEVGQLLSEADRISQTSEFNGLKLLDGSFGSASFQVGANAGQTIQATTANFRTNNYGNNQSSASAPATSTTAAYTSGSFDIQGLKTANVVVSSTDTAQTLAATINGKTADTGVTATAKTEEAVGFSAGGVYSMQVMSDNGTAANVTFTVGANNASGLASAVSAFNDLSSTTGVTAKLNDAKDGLVLTNVSGNNIKLVNKSAADTFTAASIDSAGGVGTAQTVASNGTSITMGTVSMNSDKGFSLGAVGAGTGVTAGAATLKSVSSIDVSTVKGSNDALKILDSALASVNSQRATFGALQSRFETAVSNLESTSENLSASRSRIQDTDFASETAKLTRGQILQQAGTAMLAQANSLPNGVLSLLRG, encoded by the coding sequence CTGTCCACCTCATTGCAACGCCTGTCCTCGGGTTTGCGCATCAATAGCGCAAAAGACGATGCTGCGGGCCTGGCGATTTCCGAGCGCTTCACGTCGCAAATCCGCGGCCTCGATCAAGCCAAGCGCAATGCCAACGACGGCGTCTCGCTGCTGCAAACGGCCGAGGGTTCGCTGCAATCGACGGGCGACATTCTGCAACGTGTACGCGAACTGTCAGTCCAGTCGGCGAACGCCACCAACTCGGCCGGCGACCGCAAGGCGATCCAGGCCGAGGTAGGCCAGCTGCTGTCGGAAGCCGACCGCATCTCGCAAACCTCGGAGTTCAACGGCCTGAAACTGCTCGACGGCTCGTTCGGCTCGGCATCGTTCCAGGTGGGCGCCAACGCTGGCCAGACCATCCAGGCCACGACCGCCAACTTCCGTACCAATAACTACGGCAACAACCAGTCCAGCGCTTCGGCACCAGCCACCTCGACAACTGCCGCTTATACATCGGGTTCCTTCGATATCCAGGGTCTGAAAACTGCGAATGTCGTGGTATCAAGCACTGACACGGCGCAAACGCTGGCGGCCACCATCAATGGCAAAACCGCTGATACGGGCGTGACGGCCACGGCCAAAACCGAAGAAGCGGTCGGATTTTCTGCCGGTGGCGTGTACTCAATGCAAGTCATGTCCGATAACGGCACGGCAGCCAACGTTACCTTCACGGTGGGCGCAAATAACGCATCGGGCCTGGCCTCGGCAGTCAGTGCCTTCAATGACCTGTCATCGACCACCGGCGTGACTGCCAAGCTGAATGACGCCAAAGATGGCCTGGTACTGACAAATGTTTCCGGCAACAACATCAAACTGGTGAATAAAAGCGCGGCCGATACCTTTACCGCCGCCTCCATCGATTCCGCTGGCGGCGTGGGCACTGCGCAAACTGTGGCCAGTAACGGCACCTCCATCACAATGGGCACTGTCTCGATGAACTCCGACAAGGGTTTTTCGCTTGGTGCCGTGGGAGCCGGCACTGGCGTAACAGCTGGTGCGGCCACGCTCAAATCGGTGTCCAGCATCGACGTGTCGACCGTCAAGGGTTCGAACGATGCGCTGAAGATTCTCGATTCCGCCCTGGCCAGTGTCAACAGCCAGCGCGCAACCTTCGGTGCCTTGCAGTCGCGCTTTGAAACGGCGGTGAGCAACCTGGAATCGACTTCGGAAAACCTGTCGGCTTCCCGTAGCCGTATCCAGGATACCGACTTCGCATCGGAAACAGCCAAGCTGACGCGTGGCCAGATCCTGCAACAGGCTGGTACCGCGATGCTGGCCCAGGCCAACTCGCTGCCTAACGGCGTGCTGTCGCTGCTGCGCGGTTAA